Proteins from a single region of Butyrivibrio fibrisolvens:
- a CDS encoding ABC transporter permease yields the protein MEKIKILAKSNFRKNKGTCIGLFLLMMLASMMIGLAFLLFFDAYPTATKEAKRLDAGDGYIWIMTDITGIDDAFVEELVGSETTDYYKYSCLGFNNVSLPFGNGTLAPQLLLNNESAFHKGMDRTEVVIEDESIKENYIYLPYQFNTSGGYEIGDTYSFELLGTNYNFTVKGFTTNTFFGCNNCGSYEFIIDNNSYDEIYAKDSSISDSVVIAFKLKDSSTINSFQIKKLNQILAHNPLATATIYKFSDVIVGKSFMSLVLAVSFLTITIIIVLVITIMLTNSISNFIKENMKSIGALKAIGYSSSLIRSSLYIMFALLAIFASILGAGLSYALMPIMASIVVGQMGIPYEISVNILCSLSALVFVVLYILIVAFSTTGKIKKIEPIVALRDGIENHSFKKNRFRLDKSVFSLNLSLSLKNLFNNKKQNIITFLVTGLLVFICVMGLLMYENFSRNPKIEILTFESCAGILAVDYEEKDDAYSYLQSLEEVSNIRENINITTNYNNEDSLVTYIFDDPSKMNNKNVCYKGRLPKYDNETAVSGKFAKDHGLMVGDELKLDYGSESYSYLITGLIQTCNNSGRECVITKEAATHLMDLTYAPGYYWFNCADRDVTESILNKCSDKYGDHVISTMNFYDMMDGNLTTFKSISSLMLILLSTISAIVITIILYLLIKAFVYNKRKDFGIYKALGYSSRSLILQTAFSFMPSIIISSIVFSVVSYYAANPYMSVVMHGFGLMKGTFDIPIPGVIIIGISICTLAFVFSILQSLRVKKIESYQMLIGE from the coding sequence ATGGAAAAGATAAAAATACTTGCTAAATCAAATTTTAGAAAAAATAAAGGCACATGCATCGGACTCTTCCTTCTTATGATGCTTGCCAGCATGATGATCGGACTTGCATTTCTTCTTTTCTTTGATGCATATCCAACAGCAACCAAAGAAGCTAAAAGACTTGATGCAGGCGATGGCTACATCTGGATAATGACTGACATAACAGGGATCGACGATGCATTTGTAGAAGAACTTGTTGGGAGCGAAACAACAGATTATTATAAGTATTCCTGCCTTGGTTTTAACAACGTATCCCTTCCTTTTGGAAACGGAACACTCGCTCCTCAGCTTCTTTTGAACAACGAAAGCGCTTTTCACAAGGGAATGGACAGAACTGAAGTCGTTATAGAAGATGAAAGCATTAAAGAAAACTACATCTATCTTCCATACCAGTTCAACACTTCAGGCGGCTATGAGATAGGCGATACCTATAGTTTCGAACTTCTTGGTACAAACTATAATTTCACTGTAAAGGGCTTTACAACTAACACATTCTTTGGATGTAACAACTGCGGTTCCTATGAATTTATAATTGATAATAATAGCTACGATGAGATCTATGCAAAAGACTCATCCATTTCAGACTCAGTAGTAATCGCTTTTAAGCTTAAAGATAGCTCTACTATCAATTCCTTCCAGATCAAAAAGCTTAACCAGATCCTTGCGCACAACCCTCTGGCAACTGCTACTATCTATAAGTTTAGTGATGTAATAGTCGGAAAAAGCTTTATGTCACTTGTACTTGCAGTTTCCTTCCTTACCATCACCATCATCATTGTTTTAGTTATTACAATAATGCTCACTAACAGCATTTCAAACTTCATTAAGGAAAATATGAAGAGCATCGGAGCTTTAAAAGCCATCGGATATTCAAGCTCTCTTATAAGAAGTTCTCTCTATATCATGTTTGCTCTTCTTGCAATATTCGCAAGCATACTTGGTGCAGGTCTATCATATGCACTAATGCCTATAATGGCATCAATCGTTGTAGGCCAGATGGGTATTCCATATGAGATATCCGTTAATATCCTTTGCAGCTTAAGCGCTCTTGTCTTTGTAGTTTTATATATACTTATTGTAGCTTTTTCAACTACAGGCAAGATCAAAAAGATCGAGCCGATCGTAGCTTTAAGAGATGGAATCGAAAATCATTCCTTCAAGAAAAACAGATTCCGCCTTGATAAGTCAGTCTTTAGCCTTAACCTTAGCCTTTCACTTAAGAATCTTTTTAATAATAAAAAACAGAACATAATCACCTTCCTTGTGACTGGTCTCCTTGTGTTCATCTGTGTTATGGGTCTTTTGATGTATGAAAACTTCAGCAGAAATCCTAAGATTGAGATCCTCACATTTGAAAGTTGCGCCGGAATCCTGGCTGTAGATTACGAAGAAAAAGATGATGCTTATTCTTATCTTCAGAGCCTTGAAGAAGTATCTAATATCAGAGAGAACATAAACATCACAACTAACTACAATAATGAAGACAGCCTTGTAACCTATATCTTTGATGATCCTTCAAAAATGAACAACAAAAATGTCTGCTACAAAGGTCGCCTTCCAAAATATGATAATGAAACTGCTGTAAGCGGTAAGTTCGCTAAAGACCATGGCCTTATGGTTGGTGATGAACTCAAGCTTGATTATGGCTCAGAAAGCTATAGCTACCTCATCACAGGACTTATTCAGACCTGCAATAACAGCGGAAGAGAATGCGTTATCACAAAAGAAGCAGCCACGCACCTCATGGATCTTACCTATGCTCCGGGCTACTACTGGTTTAACTGCGCAGACAGAGATGTTACTGAAAGCATTCTGAATAAGTGCTCAGACAAATATGGTGATCATGTTATTTCTACAATGAACTTCTACGATATGATGGATGGTAACCTTACAACCTTTAAGAGTATATCAAGCCTTATGCTGATCCTTCTTAGTACAATATCAGCCATCGTTATCACTATCATTTTGTACCTGCTCATCAAAGCATTTGTATATAACAAAAGAAAAGATTTTGGAATTTACAAGGCACTTGGATATTCATCAAGAAGCCTTATCTTGCAGACAGCCTTTAGCTTCATGCCATCCATAATCATATCTTCCATCGTATTTTCAGTAGTATCATATTATGCTGCTAACCCTTATATGTCAGTTGTAATGCACGGCTTTGGACTTATGAAAGGAACATTCGATATTCCGATCCCAGGAGTTATTATCATCGGAATAAGTATCTGCACTTTAGCATTCGTATTCTCTATCCTTCAGTCACTCAGAGTTAAGAAGATTGAAAGTTATCAGATGCTTATCGGAGAATAA
- a CDS encoding ABC transporter ATP-binding protein, which translates to MNTLIKTNKLCKTFSNGGRMQHVLKNIDLEIYDGDFTIIMGASGAGKSTLLYALSGMDKPTLGEIKFSEKEITKMNTDQLASFRKENCGFVFQQIYLIDSMSVLDNVMAAGLLTCKNKKEVSKKAKEILKSVDIDESLWDKFPTQISGGEAQRVGIARALINNPRLVFADEPTGALNSKTGKDVLDTLTSFNNDGQSIVMVTHDITSARRGNRVLYVKDGEIAGECLLGKYSENDDDRHRKLSDFLVSMGW; encoded by the coding sequence ATGAATACACTAATTAAAACTAATAAGCTTTGCAAAACCTTTTCAAACGGTGGCAGAATGCAGCATGTACTTAAGAACATAGACCTTGAGATCTACGACGGAGATTTCACTATTATCATGGGAGCCAGCGGCGCCGGCAAATCAACCCTTCTTTATGCACTTTCAGGAATGGACAAGCCAACACTTGGTGAGATCAAGTTCTCAGAAAAAGAGATAACTAAGATGAATACAGATCAGCTGGCTAGTTTCAGAAAAGAAAACTGCGGATTTGTATTCCAACAGATATACCTCATTGATTCCATGAGCGTCCTTGATAACGTCATGGCAGCAGGCCTTCTTACCTGCAAGAACAAAAAAGAGGTTTCTAAAAAGGCAAAAGAAATCCTTAAGTCAGTTGATATTGATGAAAGCCTCTGGGATAAATTCCCAACTCAGATCTCTGGCGGTGAAGCTCAGAGAGTTGGTATTGCAAGAGCACTTATCAATAACCCAAGACTTGTTTTTGCAGATGAGCCTACAGGAGCTCTTAACTCTAAGACAGGTAAAGACGTTCTTGATACCCTTACTTCTTTTAACAACGATGGTCAGTCCATAGTTATGGTAACCCACGACATCACCAGCGCAAGAAGAGGAAACCGCGTCCTCTATGTTAAGGACGGCGAGATCGCAGGCGAGTGCCTTCTTGGAAAGTACTCAGAAAATGATGATGATCGTCACAGAAAACTTAGCGACTTCCTTGTATCAATGGGATGGTAA